Below is a genomic region from Chloracidobacterium sp..
TGTCCTGCGTCACGGCGGCCAGATTGCCGACCGTCATCGTCAGGACGGCGACCACCGCCAGCAGGGTCGCCCAGCCGGGGAGGTTTTCCATCTCGCGCATCGGCCCCAGCGCAAAGAGCAACATCCGCGCCAGCAGGACGTACGCCCCCGCCTTCGGCCCAACCGACATAAAGGCCGTCACGGTCGTCGGCGCGCCTTCGTAGGCGTCCGGCGCCCACATGTGGAAGGGTACGGCGGCGATCTTGAACAGCAGCCCGGCCGCCGTCAGCACCAGCGCCACCATGAGCAACAAACGTGGGTCGCCCGCGTCCGAAGCCACGCCTTGGATGTAATTGGCGATGGTTTCCGAAATGCGACTCAGGTTCGTGTACCCCGTCACGCCATACACCAGTGACAGCCCGTAGAGAATCAGCGCCGACGAGAAAACCCCCGTCAGGAAGTACTTCATTGCGGCCTCGTTTGAGCGTCCGTCACGCTTGAGGTAGCCGACCAGCACATAGACGCTCAATGACATCAGCTCAAACGAGACGAAGAGCGAAATGAGATCGCCGCTCACCGCGACGAACATCATCCCCAGCGTCGAAAACAAAATCAGCGCGTAGTATTCGCCCCGTTGCTCGCGTTCAAACTCCAGATACTTGATCGAGTAGAGAATCGAAAACGCCGCCGCGACAATGAACACGAAGCGAAAAACGACTGACAGCCCATCAATGAACAGCATCCCGTAGAAGGCGCTGATCGGCAGCAGCCCCGCCGTCGCCGCCGTCTGCTGCGCTAGCGCGACAGCCACAAAGGCCAGTCCGATGAGGCTCAAGTAGGCCGTGATGTGCTTCTTGCCGCGCGGCAGCGCCACATCCAGCACGAGCGCCGCGCAGGCGAACAGCGTCAGGATGATTTCCGGCATGATGAGCGCTGTATCGCGCAGGGTCGGAAGCGGAGGCAGTTCAACCAGCAAAGGCAACATAGTCACACTCACAGCAGCGTTTTCAAGCCTGCACGTCCTGTCACGGGTTTAGTTGCGGGCCGTCGCATCAGGCGCGACCGGCGCAGCAGTCCTTGCCTCAACCGGCTTGGCCGTGTCACTGAAGTAGGCGGGGCGCATCTGCCGCACGACGACTTCCGTCGTCCCATTGATGAAGGTTACGAGCGGCTTCGGATACACGCCGAAAATGATCATGGCGGCGACCAGCGGCGTGAGGTACGCCCATTCGCGCGCGTTCAAATCGGGCAAATCGGCGTTTTTCGGATTCTTGACCGGCCCTAGGAACACGCGCTCATAAAGCCACAGCATGTAGGCCGCGCCCAGAATAATGCCCGTTGTTCCCCAGAAAGCCCACGTGATGTTGGCTTCAAACACGCCCCGCAGCCCGATGAACTCACCGACAAAGCCATTGAGCAGCGGTAGACCGACGCTCGCCAGCGTGGCAATCATAAACATCGTCGCAAAAGCGGGCATCGTGTTGACAACGCCGCTGTACTCGGCGATTTGCCGCGTATGCCGTCGTTCATAGAGAATCCCAACCATGATGAACAGCGCCGCGCTCGTGACGCCGTGGCTCAACATCTGGAGTGCCGCGCCGTTAATCCCGTTCGGGTTGAAGGCGAAGAGCGAAAGCATGGTCGTCCCCATGTGCGCGACGGACGAGTAGGCGATGGTCTTCTTCATATCCTTCTGCGCCAAGGCGACCATTGAGCCATAGACGATGCCCAGAATCGCCAGCGTCGCCATCACCGAGGCGACGGTCGGGTCCATCGAGGCGTCGGGGAACATCGGGAAGTTGAAGCGGACAAAGCCGTACGTGCCGATTTTGAGCAAAATGCCGGCCAGAATGGCCGAGCCGGCTGTTGGGGCTTCCACGTGGGCGTCCGGCAGCCACGTATGGAAGGGCACCATCGGCACTTTGATGGCCAGCGCCAATGCAAAGCCGGCATAAAGCCACAACTGAAGCGACAGGGGCACCAAAGGCTTCCCCTGCCCATCGCGGGCACCGCCAATGGCCTGCAAAGCGTAAATGTTGAATGTCCCCAACGGCGCAGTGTCGTCGTACTCGCCGCCGCCCGCCCGCGCTGCGTACGCCACACCGGCCCGGCGCGCGGTCTCAACGCCTTCCAAAACCATGCCGCGCATCGGCGCATTATTGCCGACAATGACCTCGACGGCCGCCTTGACTTCCGTCGGATACTTCGCCGCCGTCTCCGCCGCCGTAAAGTAGAACTTGAACACGGCGACCAGCATCAGCAGCGAGCCGACCAGCGTGTAAACGAAAAACTTAATGGCTGAGTATAGTCGCCGCTCGCCGCCCCAGACGCCGATAAGCAGGTACATCGGCACGAGCATAACCTCGAAGAACACGTAAAACAGAAACAAATCGGCGGCGGCGAAGACGCCGATCATAAACGACTGCATGATGAGCAGCAGCGTGTAGTACTCCTTCTGCCGTGTCTCGATATAGCTCCACGAACACAGCGCCACAATCGGGCCGAGAAACGTCGTCAGCATCACGAGCGTCAACGCCAGCCCGTCCACGCCCAGTTGGTACTTGGCGCCAATCGCCGGAATCCAGTCGGCGGTTTCCATAAACTGCAAGCCGCGTACCTCATAGTTCCACAGCAGGACGAGCGGCAGCGAAACGAGGAAGCACACCGTCATCCAGACCGTGGCAAACTGCTTGATAAGGTCAACGCGGCGCTTGTTGAAGAACAAGAGGATCAGCGCCCCAACCAGCGGCAGCCACGTGACAAGGCTCAGAATGCCGATCGGCCCGATGAAGAGCCGGGCCGGCTCCGACGCCAAGACAATGTTGCTCAGTACCATGCCGTTCCTTCCTCGGTAAGCTTTCCCACGCCGCAGCCGTTCAAGGTTGCGCCACGCGACTGGTCTGCGGCGAAGACGGCGACGACGTGCGCGTCTCCGGCGCGAACAGCGCCTTGTAGAGCGGATAGCCCATCCCCGCAATAAACAGGAAAATCCCTAGCGCCATCACCAGCACGTAGTTCTGCATCAAGCCAGTCTGCACCGTGCGGAAAATGACCGAACTTGCGCGCGTCAGCCACGCAAACAGGTTGACGACCGAATCCACGACGAAATCCACGCCCCACGCGCCGAGGTTGAGCCTCTTGAACGCGCCCACCAGATACACGTCAATGAAATCATCCCAGAACCACTTGCGGTAGCTGAGCACGTAGAGCGGACGAAGCGTTTGCGCGAGCTTGTCCGGCAGTTCCGGGCGGACGACGTAAATGAAATACGCCAGCCCCATCATCGCCAGCGCCCAGACGACGCTGACGCCCGCCAGCAGCCACTCGGTCGGGTTGACGCCGGTGACAGGCTTTTCCGGGTAGAGCGTCGTGTCCATCACCGGCGCGAGCCAGTGATGAACGTAGTTGGGAAACGCCCCGCCGGTCAGTTCTTCCGAAACACCCGCGAAGCCGGCGACGACGGCGAAGAAGCCCAGCACCATCAGCGGAAGCGTCATCACAAGCGGCGATTCATGCGGGTGAAAATCCTTCGACGCCGGCGCGTGATGACCGTCGCCGTCATGATGTCCCTCTTGAAAATCCGGCCCCTCAAGGAAGCGCTCCTTGCCGAAGAAGGTCAGGCACATCAGGCGCGTCATATAGAACGCCGTCACGCCGGCCGTCAGAAAGCCCATCGCGTAGAGCGCCAGCCCCACTTCGTGACTGAAGACCGGCGTATGGAGCGCCTTGGCGAGAATTTCATCCTTGCTGAAGAACCCAGCGAACGGAAAGATGCCGCAGATGGCAAAGAGCGACAGCATCATTGTCGCAAAGGTAATCGGCATGTACTTCTTGAAGTTGCCGTAGTAGGTCATCTCTTGCTGGTGACCGCTGGGCGAGCCGCCGTGGATGACACTACCCGAACCGAGGAAGAGCTGCGCCTTGAAGAAGGCGTGCGTCACGACGTGAAACACGCCCGCTGTAAACGCCCCAACGCCGCACCCGACAAACATGTAGCCAAGCTGCGACACGGTGGAGTACGCCAGCGCCTTCTTAATGTCGGTCTGCGTGACGCCGATGGTCGCAGCGACGAATGCTGTCGCAATGCCGATGACGGCGACCGTGAACATCGCCGTCGGCGCGCGCTGGAAGAGCGGGTTGCAACGCGCCACAAGGTACACGCCCGCCGTCACCATCGTCGCCGCGTGAATGAGCGCGGAAACAGGCGTCGGGCCGGCCATAGCGTCCGGCAGCCACGTGTAAAGCGGTATCTGCGCGCTCTTGCCCGCCGCGCCCAGAAAAATCAGCAGCGCAATGACGGTCAGCGTGCCGGTCGTGAAGCTCAGCGCCGCTAGGCCGAACGGCTCCTGCGGCAGCACCTTCACCATCGCCATCACGTCGGCGTAGTCGAGCGTCCCGAAGACGGCGAAAGTCGCCATCATCGCCAGCATGAGGCCGAAGTCGCCGACGCGATTCATCACAAAGGCTTTTTTGGCAGCCACGGCGGCTTCCGGCTTCTTCAGGTAGTAGCCGATGAGCAAATATGACGCCAGACCGACGCCTTCCCACCCGACGAACGTCATGAGGAAGTTCGCGCCCAACACAAGGTTGAGCATCATGAACATGAACAGGTTGAGATAAGCGAAAAAGCGGTGAAAGCTCGGATCGCCGTGCATGTAGCCGATGGCGAACAGGTGGATGAAAAACGCGACAAAGGTAACGAACAGAATGTACAGCCCTGAGAGTTGGTCAAGCTGATAGGCCCACTTGACCGAAAACTCCGCCGCTTGGCCGGCGTTCGGCCCGATGGTCAGCCGCAAGGCTCCGCCGGGCATCCACTCAAACAGCGTCACGACGTAGGGCGTCGCAACTTCGTCTGTGTCTACCTTGGGATCGGTCGCCTTGGTCTCGGTTGCGTCACGCTTAGTATTGGTCTTCGGGTCGTAGGTGACGCCATGACCAATCAGACGCGCCTGAAGCTCGGCTTCGCGCTGCTTGGCCGCCGCCTGCACCTTGGCGTCGTGGGCGTGGTGGCTGAACTCATAGACGGCGACCGCCGAACAGACAAACGACGCCGCGACCGTTGTACAGGCGATGGCTCCGATGACCTTTTCGGAAAAGCCGAGTCGCTTGGCAAAGAGGCCGTTGATAACAAACCCTAGCAGCGGAAAAAATGGGACGAGCGCAACAAGATCCATAAACCGGCGTCACCACTTGAGCAGGTTGATTTCATCCGCCGCGACGGTTTCGCGGTTGCGGTAGAGCGCGAGCAGTAACCCTAACCCCAACGCTGCTTCCGCCGCCGCGACCACAATGATGAAAATCGTCATGACGTGGCCGTTGTGGGCGTAGAGGCTGCCCTGCGTCTGCCAGTAGCGGGCAAAAGCGATGAAGTTCAGGTTGGCGGCGCTCAGCATCAACTCAACCGACATGAAAATGACGATGATGTTCCGCCGAATGAGGACGCCGCCGATGCCGATGCTGAAGAGAATGGCACTCAGCACGAGGAACTTCGAGGTGTCCACTTCCTTCAGGCCCTGAACATACCGCTCCATAAGCGAGGGTTCGGCAGCCTGTTGCGCGGCCCAGCTCAACACCGACGCGAGAAAAGACATGGCGATCGCTCCTGTCCATCAGTCGTAGGTTTCTTCCTGTTTCCGGTCGCGCGCCAGCAGCACTGAGCCGACAATCGCCATCAGCAGCAACACGGAGGCGATCTCAAACGGCAGCACAGCCTGCGTGTAGAGCGTCACGCCCAGCGTCTCCGTGTCGGCCGAGATGACGCCAGCCGGGGCGTTCGGGTCGGGCTTGGCGTTCTCAATGGCCATCCGGTCGGCGGAAGGCTTCGTCTTGAAGAAGCCCCCGCGCTGCTGGGTGTACGTCACCGCGCCCAGAATGGTCAGGCCAACCAGCGCAGCGATAAACGCGCCGACCTTATCCTGCCGATTGAAGGGGTTTTCCACTTCGCTGCGCGTGTTGACAAGCATCAGCACAAACAAAAACAGCACTAGAATGCCGCCGACGTAGACGAGAATTTGCGCACCGGCGACAAACTCCGCGCGCAGGAGGAGAAACAGCCCAGCCATCGCAATCAGCGTGGAAATCAAAAACAGCGCACAGTGAACGGGATTCCGCGCCGACACCGTAAAGACGGCGGCGAAAAGCGTCGCCAGCGTCAGCATCCAGAAGAAAACCGCTTCCCAACCGACAAGCAACATAGCATTCTCCGTGCTTGACGGCACGGCGTCGTGTGCGCCGCGCCTGTCACACCTAAGCGGGTTTGACGCCCGGCGTCAGCTTGACTTTGCGCGTACTGACAGGAATCGTCGTCCGTTGCGCGCGCAGGTTGAAGCTCTTCGAGTTGCGGTTGATGGCGTTGAGCAGCGCCAAAATGGGGAACAGGGATAGAAAACCGGCGACCGTGAAAAACACCTTGCCCTGCCATTCCATTTCCAAGACGCCGCCTACCGACCGCACCAGTCCCAACTCCTTGCCGATGATGTACACCGTCGCTATGAGCACAATGTTGGCAAGCGCAGCAGGCATCAGCCATTTCCAGCCCAACTCCATCAGTTGGTCATAGCGGTAGCGCGGGAACGTCCAGCGCATCCAGATAAACAGGTAGAGAATCACGCCGCATTTGACGGCGAAAGCCATCACACCGATGAGCGTCAGCACCGCTTCTCGGTAGGCTGCGGGAAACTGCGCGGCGACCCAGTCCATGCCCGGCACGTACCAGCCGCCCAAGTACAATGTTGTGCCAATGGCCGAAACCACGACCATGTTGGTGTATTCCGCGATGAAGAAAATCGAGAAGCGAAAGCCGCTGTATTCCGTGTGAAAGCCACCGACCAGTTCCGATTCGGCTTCCGCCAAATCGAACGGCGCGCGGTTGGTTTCTGCGACGACGGCGACGAGATACACAATGAAGGACGGAAACAGAAACAGGACAAACCACACACCCAGACTGCGCTGCGCCTCGACGATGCCCTGCATCGAGAACGTCCGCGTGAAGATAAGCGCCGAAACAATCGTTAGCCCGATGGCGGCTTCGTAGCTCACCATTTGCGCCGACGAACGCAGCGCACCCAGCAGCGGGTATTTACTGTTCGACGCCCAGCCGCCCAGAATGATGCCGAGCACGCCGACCGATGAGACCGACAAAATGAAGAGCAACCCGATGTTGATGTTGGTGATGCTCGCGTAGTGCGGCCCATACGGCAGCACCGCCAGCACCACGAAGGCGCACACCATGCTGATGATGGGCGCGAGTGTAAAGACCGTCTTATCCGCCTTGAACGGAATGACATCCTCCTTGATGAGGAGCTTGATACCGTCAGCTACCGGTTGGAGCAGGCCGAACGGCCCTGTACGGTTAGGGCCGATGCGCACTTGAATCCACGCGCTGATTTTGCGCTCGGCGAGCGTCAGGTAGGCGACCACCGTCAGCACCACAACCAGCATGACGGCGATCTGGACAAGCGGCCACACGATGAAGTCAGTGGCGTCGGTCGGCGTTAGCTTCGCTGCCACCCACGGCGGCAGGTAGGTATAGACCCACTTTACGAGCGATTCGACCCATTGTGGGGATGCGCTGAGCGCCGGCATCCACGGCCACGGGAGTGTCGTCATCGGTCAATCTCACCCAGAACAATATCCAGCGAGCCAATCATCGCCACCACGTCTGACACAAGCGACCCAATCGCCATCTTGCGCAACGCACCCAAGTTGACGAACGACGCCGGACGCATGCGCAGACGGTAGGGCTTCGTTCCGCCGTCGGAAACAAGGTACAACCCCAGCTCACCCTTCGGGCCTTCAATCGAGTGGTACACCTCGCCGGCCGGCACGCGAATGACCTTTGGCACTTTGCCCATCACTGGGCCGTCGGGAAGCTTGTCGAGCGCCTGCATGATGATGCGGCGGCTCTGGCGCATCTCCTCCATGCGCACGAGGTAGCGATCAAAGGTGTCGCCGTTTTCACCAATCGGAATGTCAAAATCGAGGTCGGCGTAGCACTCGTACGGGTCGGTTTTGCGTACGTCGTAGTCCACGCCCGACCCACGCAACGGTGCGCCGGTCAAGCCCAGATTAATGGCGTCTTCAGCCGAAATCACACCGATGCCGACCGTCCGCCCCAGCCAGATGCGGTTTTCGTTGAGCAGCGTTTCATATTCTTCAAGCCGCTTGGGAAACATGTCGCAGAAGGCCCGCACCTGCGCCTCGAACCCGGGATAGGCGTCGTAGGTCATCCCGCCGATCCGAAACGCATGGCAGGTCAGCCGCGCGCCGAAGAAGTTCTCGAAAATCTTGAGGATTTCCTCACGTTCGCGGAAGGCATAAAGGAACACCGTAAACCCACCGATGTCGAGTGCGTGCGTCGCCAGCCAGAGCAGGTGACTTGACAGCCGATTGAGTTCGGTCAGGATCACCCGCAGGTACTGCGCACGGGGCGGCACTTCGATGCCCATCGCCTTTTCGACTGTTTCTACGTAGAGCAGCCCGTTCGAGACGGCGGCGATGTAGTCCAGCCGGTCGAAGTACGGCGCAATCATCGGGTAGAGGCGGTTTTCAAAAATTTTTTCCGCGCCTCGGTGCAGGTAGCCGATGTCGCAGTCAAGGTCCACCACACGCTCGCCGTCGAGCTTGAGGATGACGCGCAGCACGCCATGCGTGGATGGGTGCTGGGGCCCCATGCTCAAGACCATTTCTTCGGAATCAAACAGCGTTTCGGTGTAGTGGGTAACAAGTGGAATAGCTGGGTTCATGGGCAACACCAGAAGCAGTCGTGGGCCAAGTCGGCCGTCATTCAAACTTCCCAGTCAGATCGGCGCCTTCGGGAATTTCGAGAATATTCAGATTTTCAGCGACCCATTCGTTGTGACGGTATTCAATCGGGTATTCCTTGCGAAGCGGGAAGCCGACCCAACCCTCAGGCAGCAGAATGCGCCGTAGGTCGGGGTGGCCTTCAAACGTAATGCCGAACATGTCGTACACCTCGCGCTCCAGCCAGTTGGCGGCCGCCCAAATGTCACATACCGTGTAGATGGACTGGTCTTCAGGTAGTTCGGCTTTGACGCGCAGGCGACGATTTTCAGGGATGGAGTAAAGCTG
It encodes:
- a CDS encoding NADH-quinone oxidoreductase subunit D, coding for MFDSEEMVLSMGPQHPSTHGVLRVILKLDGERVVDLDCDIGYLHRGAEKIFENRLYPMIAPYFDRLDYIAAVSNGLLYVETVEKAMGIEVPPRAQYLRVILTELNRLSSHLLWLATHALDIGGFTVFLYAFREREEILKIFENFFGARLTCHAFRIGGMTYDAYPGFEAQVRAFCDMFPKRLEEYETLLNENRIWLGRTVGIGVISAEDAINLGLTGAPLRGSGVDYDVRKTDPYECYADLDFDIPIGENGDTFDRYLVRMEEMRQSRRIIMQALDKLPDGPVMGKVPKVIRVPAGEVYHSIEGPKGELGLYLVSDGGTKPYRLRMRPASFVNLGALRKMAIGSLVSDVVAMIGSLDIVLGEIDR
- the nuoH gene encoding NADH-quinone oxidoreductase subunit NuoH is translated as MTTLPWPWMPALSASPQWVESLVKWVYTYLPPWVAAKLTPTDATDFIVWPLVQIAVMLVVVLTVVAYLTLAERKISAWIQVRIGPNRTGPFGLLQPVADGIKLLIKEDVIPFKADKTVFTLAPIISMVCAFVVLAVLPYGPHYASITNINIGLLFILSVSSVGVLGIILGGWASNSKYPLLGALRSSAQMVSYEAAIGLTIVSALIFTRTFSMQGIVEAQRSLGVWFVLFLFPSFIVYLVAVVAETNRAPFDLAEAESELVGGFHTEYSGFRFSIFFIAEYTNMVVVSAIGTTLYLGGWYVPGMDWVAAQFPAAYREAVLTLIGVMAFAVKCGVILYLFIWMRWTFPRYRYDQLMELGWKWLMPAALANIVLIATVYIIGKELGLVRSVGGVLEMEWQGKVFFTVAGFLSLFPILALLNAINRNSKSFNLRAQRTTIPVSTRKVKLTPGVKPA
- a CDS encoding NADH-quinone oxidoreductase subunit N, with translation MLPLLVELPPLPTLRDTALIMPEIILTLFACAALVLDVALPRGKKHITAYLSLIGLAFVAVALAQQTAATAGLLPISAFYGMLFIDGLSVVFRFVFIVAAAFSILYSIKYLEFEREQRGEYYALILFSTLGMMFVAVSGDLISLFVSFELMSLSVYVLVGYLKRDGRSNEAAMKYFLTGVFSSALILYGLSLVYGVTGYTNLSRISETIANYIQGVASDAGDPRLLLMVALVLTAAGLLFKIAAVPFHMWAPDAYEGAPTTVTAFMSVGPKAGAYVLLARMLLFALGPMREMENLPGWATLLAVVAVLTMTVGNLAAVTQDNVKRLLAYSSIAHAGYILLGLVSGTAMGYQGVAFHIMTYTLMNTGVFAVIIALHRQGVIGEKLDDLNGLFIKSPSAAVLMLIFILGLAGIPATAGFVGKFFLFGSLIQSGKPWLTYVAVVAVLNAVVAFYYYARFARAMFLNPPSENVADASPLLLTPGVRVALTLSAVAVLFFGVYPQPLINVADLVAQSITTIYAQSSGIALR
- the nuoK gene encoding NADH-quinone oxidoreductase subunit NuoK → MERYVQGLKEVDTSKFLVLSAILFSIGIGGVLIRRNIIVIFMSVELMLSAANLNFIAFARYWQTQGSLYAHNGHVMTIFIIVVAAAEAALGLGLLLALYRNRETVAADEINLLKW
- the nuoL gene encoding NADH-quinone oxidoreductase subunit L is translated as MDLVALVPFFPLLGFVINGLFAKRLGFSEKVIGAIACTTVAASFVCSAVAVYEFSHHAHDAKVQAAAKQREAELQARLIGHGVTYDPKTNTKRDATETKATDPKVDTDEVATPYVVTLFEWMPGGALRLTIGPNAGQAAEFSVKWAYQLDQLSGLYILFVTFVAFFIHLFAIGYMHGDPSFHRFFAYLNLFMFMMLNLVLGANFLMTFVGWEGVGLASYLLIGYYLKKPEAAVAAKKAFVMNRVGDFGLMLAMMATFAVFGTLDYADVMAMVKVLPQEPFGLAALSFTTGTLTVIALLIFLGAAGKSAQIPLYTWLPDAMAGPTPVSALIHAATMVTAGVYLVARCNPLFQRAPTAMFTVAVIGIATAFVAATIGVTQTDIKKALAYSTVSQLGYMFVGCGVGAFTAGVFHVVTHAFFKAQLFLGSGSVIHGGSPSGHQQEMTYYGNFKKYMPITFATMMLSLFAICGIFPFAGFFSKDEILAKALHTPVFSHEVGLALYAMGFLTAGVTAFYMTRLMCLTFFGKERFLEGPDFQEGHHDGDGHHAPASKDFHPHESPLVMTLPLMVLGFFAVVAGFAGVSEELTGGAFPNYVHHWLAPVMDTTLYPEKPVTGVNPTEWLLAGVSVVWALAMMGLAYFIYVVRPELPDKLAQTLRPLYVLSYRKWFWDDFIDVYLVGAFKRLNLGAWGVDFVVDSVVNLFAWLTRASSVIFRTVQTGLMQNYVLVMALGIFLFIAGMGYPLYKALFAPETRTSSPSSPQTSRVAQP
- a CDS encoding NADH-quinone oxidoreductase subunit M, whose product is MVLSNIVLASEPARLFIGPIGILSLVTWLPLVGALILLFFNKRRVDLIKQFATVWMTVCFLVSLPLVLLWNYEVRGLQFMETADWIPAIGAKYQLGVDGLALTLVMLTTFLGPIVALCSWSYIETRQKEYYTLLLIMQSFMIGVFAAADLFLFYVFFEVMLVPMYLLIGVWGGERRLYSAIKFFVYTLVGSLLMLVAVFKFYFTAAETAAKYPTEVKAAVEVIVGNNAPMRGMVLEGVETARRAGVAYAARAGGGEYDDTAPLGTFNIYALQAIGGARDGQGKPLVPLSLQLWLYAGFALALAIKVPMVPFHTWLPDAHVEAPTAGSAILAGILLKIGTYGFVRFNFPMFPDASMDPTVASVMATLAILGIVYGSMVALAQKDMKKTIAYSSVAHMGTTMLSLFAFNPNGINGAALQMLSHGVTSAALFIMVGILYERRHTRQIAEYSGVVNTMPAFATMFMIATLASVGLPLLNGFVGEFIGLRGVFEANITWAFWGTTGIILGAAYMLWLYERVFLGPVKNPKNADLPDLNAREWAYLTPLVAAMIIFGVYPKPLVTFINGTTEVVVRQMRPAYFSDTAKPVEARTAAPVAPDATARN
- a CDS encoding NADH-quinone oxidoreductase subunit J: MLLVGWEAVFFWMLTLATLFAAVFTVSARNPVHCALFLISTLIAMAGLFLLLRAEFVAGAQILVYVGGILVLFLFVLMLVNTRSEVENPFNRQDKVGAFIAALVGLTILGAVTYTQQRGGFFKTKPSADRMAIENAKPDPNAPAGVISADTETLGVTLYTQAVLPFEIASVLLLMAIVGSVLLARDRKQEETYD